The stretch of DNA GCGTTCAGGCCACGGATCACGCGACCCGAGAAGCGGCCGCACAGGTCCGGCGCCGAAATTTTCACCGGCAGTTTTTCGTCGAGGTTGACGGTGGCCGCACGGAAGGTCGGCACCATCAGTTCGACGCCGGTCAGCGCCGACACTTCACGCGCCACGCCCAGCACCGACAGGCAGTCCGCCTTGTTGGGGGTCAGCTTGATGGTGAACTTGAGGTCGTTCAGCGCATAGTAATCGCGGAAATTCTGGCCGACCGGCGCATCGTCCGGCAATTCCAGCAGGCCGCTGCCCTCTTCCGACAGTTTCAGTTCCTTGGCCGAGCACAGCATGCCTTGCGATTCGACACCGCGCAGCTGGCCTACCTTGATTTCAAACGGCTTGCCATCGGCGCCAGGCGGCAGCACGGCGCCGGCCATTGCGCACACCACTTTCAGGCCCGGACGCACGTTCGGCGCGCCGCAGACGATGGTCAGCAAGGTGCCGGTGCCGACGTCCACTTCGCAGACGTTGAGGCGGTCGGCGTTCGGGTGCTTGGCCATTTCGCGCACGTGGCCCACGACCACATTCGAGAACGGCGGCGCGACCGGTTCGACTTCTTCCACTTCCAGGCCGGACATCGTCAGCAGATGGGCCAGTTCGTCCGACGTCATCTTCGGATCGACCATGGTACGCAGCCAATTTTCAGAGAATTGCATATTCGTTCTTTCTAGTTATCGCGTCGCTCCTGCGACAGCAGGAGCCCATAGAACGCGAGCTCAGCATGGATTCCCGCGTGCGCGGGAACGACGATCATCGTTAGTTGAACTGCTTCAGGAAACGCAGGTCGCCTTCGTAGAACAGGCGTAGGTCGTTGATCCCGTAGCGCAGCATGGTCAGGCGCTCCAGGCCGGAGCCGAACGCGAAACCAATGTACTTCTCAGGGTCCAGGCCAAAATTGCGCACCACCGATGGGTGCACTTGGCCCGAGCCGGACACTTCCAGCCAGCGGCCTTTCAGCGGACCGCTACCGAACGCAATGTCGATCTCGGCCGACGGTTCGGTGAACGGGAAGTACGACGGACGGAAGCGCACCTGCAAATCGTCGGTCTCGAAGAAGGCCTTGACGAAGTTCAGGTACACGCCCTTGAGGTCGGCAAAGCTGATGTTTTCGGCAATCCACAGGCCTTCCACTTGATGGAACATCGGCGAGTGGGTGGCGTCGCTGTCGACGCGGTAGGTACGGCCGGGCGCGATCACCTTGATCGGCGGCGTGTGGCTACGGGCGTAGCGCACCTGCATCGGCGAGGTGTGGGTGCGCAGCAGCAGCGGCTTGCCTTCGCTGTCGTTGCCTTCGATGTAGAAGGTGTCTTGCATGGAGCGCGCAGGATGGTTTTCCGGGCTGTTGAGCGCCGTGAAATTGGTCCAGTCGTTTTCGATTTCCGGGCCGTCGGCCACGTCGAAACCGATCGAGCGGAAGATCTCTTCCACCCGTTCCCAGGTACGCATCACCGGGTGGATGCCGCCGCCGGCGCGGCCGCGGCCTGGCAGCGAGACGTCGATCGCCTCGGCGTTCAGGCGGGCTTGCATCTGGGCTTCGGCCAGCGCATCACGGCGCGCGGTCAGCGCGGCTTCGATCTGCTGCTTGGCGGCGTTGATCAGCGCGCCCTGCGCCTTTTTGGCGTCCGGGTCGAGCTTGCCCAGGCCCTTCATCAATTCGGTAATCTGGCCGGTCTTGCCCAGGTATTTGGCTTTGGCGTTTTCCAGTGCGGCGGCGTCATCTTTGGCGACGTCGAAATCCTGCACTGCTGAGGCGACGAGTTGTTCCAGGGAGTCCATGCGTTTTTCTTATCCTTGAATCAAAAAACGGGGCACAGGTATGACCCTTGCCCCGTTCTCTTGCGTAAATCCGCGCTTAAAAATTAAGCAGCGATTTTAGCTTTAACGACGTTGACAATCGCAGCGAACGCTGGCTTGTCCATCACTGCCATATCGGCCAGGACTTTACGGTCCAGTTCGATTGCAGCTTTCTTCAGACCGTTCATGAATACGCTGTAGGTAACGCCATGCTCACGGGAAGCGGCGTTGATACGAGCGATCCACAGGCGGCGGAAGACGCGCTTCTTGTTACGACGGTCACGGTATGCGTACTGACCAGCGCGCATCACTGCTTGCTTGGCAATACGGTATACCTTGCTACGACGACCGCGGTAGCCTTTGGCAAGATTCAGTACTTTTTTATGACGGGCACGCGCAGTAACCCCACGTTTTACTCGAGGCATATTAGCTCCTTAAATGAGTGGTGAGATTAAGCGGATGGCATCATAGCGTAGACGCGCTGGACGTCGGACGCATTGATGTTACGGGTGCCGCGCAGTTGACGCTTGTTCTTCGTCGTCTTCTTGGTCAGGATGTGGCGTTTGAAAGCCATACCCGATTTAACGGTACCACCTGGACGCACGCGAAAACGTTTTTTCGCCGAGCTCTTGGTTTTCATTTTTGGCATAGATATTCTGCCCTCTCGGACAGCTCCTATTAACAGGATTACAGGTGGCAACACTACGTCGCTCTTAGATGCCTGCTCTCACTTGTTTGTGCAGCGGATGCGAGTCCACTACATTTACTACAGCCGACAATTATAGCCCATAAAATGAAAAAGGGCACTACTTGCGCCCTTTTTTTGCCTGCTATACCAGCCAGATTACTTCTTTTTCTTCGGCGACAGGATCATGATCATCTGACGGCCTTCCATTTTCGGGAACTGCTCCACCTGGCCATACGGCTCCAGGTCGGCTTTCAGGCGTTCCAGCATACGGAAACCAATATCCTGGTGCGCCATCTCGCGGCCCCGGAAGCGCAGGGTGATTTTGGTCTTGTCACCGTCTTCCAGGAACTTGGTCAGGTTACGCAGCTTGATATTGTAGTCGCCATCATCGGTACCCGGACGGAACTTGACTTCCTTCACGGCGATGATTTTCTGCTTCAATTTCGCTTCGTGAGCCTTCTTCTGCTCCGAATACTTGAATTTGCCGTAGTCCATCAAACGGCATACCGGCGGGACCGCGGTAGGAGCGATCTCGACCAGGTCGACATTTGCCTCTTCCGCCAGGCGGAAGGCTTCGGCCAAACTCACGATACCGAGCGGCTCGTTATCGACCCCGGATAAACGCATTTCAGGGGCAGTGATTTCGCCATTGATGCGATGCGACTTGTCAGTAGCTATGGTGATTCCTTTTAAAATCTAATGAATTGCCAGTGCGATCAGGCCTTGGTGGCGACGTCTTGTTGCAGTCGCTCTATCAGGGCATCGACGGACATGACGCCCAGATCGACATTGCCCCGTGCCCGCACGGCGACGGTGTTGGCATCCCGCTCTTTGTCGCCCACCACAAGGATGTACGGCAGTTTTTGGACGGAATGTTCACGTATTTTATAGTTTATTTTCTCATTGCGCAAATCCGTCTGCACGCGGAACCCGCTGCGGCGCAGCTTTTCAGCCACTTGCTGCACATATTCGGCCTGCGCGTCCGAGATATTCAGTACCGAAACCTGCACCGGCGCCAGCCAGGCCGGCAGTGCGCCGGCATAGTTTTCGATCAGGATGCCGATGAAACGCTCCATCGAACCGACGATCGCACGGTGCAGCATGACCGGCACCTGACGGGTGTTGTCAGCCGCCACATATTCGGCGCCCAGACGCTCCGGCATGAAGAAGTCGACCTGCATGGTGCCGACCTGCCATGGGCGGCCCAGCGAATCCTTCAGGTGGTACTCGATCTTCGGACCGTAGAACGCGCCCTCGCCCGGCAGTTCAGTCCAGGTCACGCCGCAGGCGCGCAGACCCGAGCGCAGCGCCTCTTCCGCCTCATCCCAGACTTCGTCGGTACCGATGCGGTTGTCCGGACGCAGCGCCAGCTTGACGTCGATA from Duganella dendranthematis encodes:
- the infC gene encoding translation initiation factor IF-3, which encodes MRLSGVDNEPLGIVSLAEAFRLAEEANVDLVEIAPTAVPPVCRLMDYGKFKYSEQKKAHEAKLKQKIIAVKEVKFRPGTDDGDYNIKLRNLTKFLEDGDKTKITLRFRGREMAHQDIGFRMLERLKADLEPYGQVEQFPKMEGRQMIMILSPKKKK
- the rplT gene encoding 50S ribosomal protein L20; its protein translation is MPRVKRGVTARARHKKVLNLAKGYRGRRSKVYRIAKQAVMRAGQYAYRDRRNKKRVFRRLWIARINAASREHGVTYSVFMNGLKKAAIELDRKVLADMAVMDKPAFAAIVNVVKAKIAA
- the pheS gene encoding phenylalanine--tRNA ligase subunit alpha; translation: MDSLEQLVASAVQDFDVAKDDAAALENAKAKYLGKTGQITELMKGLGKLDPDAKKAQGALINAAKQQIEAALTARRDALAEAQMQARLNAEAIDVSLPGRGRAGGGIHPVMRTWERVEEIFRSIGFDVADGPEIENDWTNFTALNSPENHPARSMQDTFYIEGNDSEGKPLLLRTHTSPMQVRYARSHTPPIKVIAPGRTYRVDSDATHSPMFHQVEGLWIAENISFADLKGVYLNFVKAFFETDDLQVRFRPSYFPFTEPSAEIDIAFGSGPLKGRWLEVSGSGQVHPSVVRNFGLDPEKYIGFAFGSGLERLTMLRYGINDLRLFYEGDLRFLKQFN
- the rpmI gene encoding 50S ribosomal protein L35, whose translation is MPKMKTKSSAKKRFRVRPGGTVKSGMAFKRHILTKKTTKNKRQLRGTRNINASDVQRVYAMMPSA